The genomic region CCTACATATCATTTTGCCTGCGTTGTCGATGATGAGTTGATGGGCGTTACTCACGTTATCAGGGGTCAGGAACATCTGATGAATACGCCCGGTCATATAGCGCTGCAAAAGGCGCTCGGATTTAAAACGCCTGCTTACGCGCATCTGGCAATCACAGTCAGCGAAGGCGGCGGCAAAATGTCAAAACGCGACAGGGCCAAGGTTCTCAAAGCCGTGATAAAAAAGACGGAACCCCTGGACAAAGAAAAACTCGCTTCCGTCGGCGGGATAAGCAAAGCTGAACTCGATGATTTCCTGTCCGGCGACAATATGCCCGATACCCCTGCAATTGACGCGATGGCAGAATTCCTAAATGTGGAACTGCCGGAAATTAATATTGTCGATTTCTTCAAAAGCGGTTATCTGCCGCAGACGCTCGTTAATTTTATAGCTCTTTTGGGTTATAGTGCGCCTGTCGAAAAGGAAATTCTTACATTACAGGAAATTATAGACACCTTTGACCCGTCGAGGTTTAATAAGACAAATAGTCTCTTCGACCGCAAGAAGCTTCTCGCGTTTAATATGGAACATATAAAACTGCTTTCTGTGGAAGAACTTCTCAGCAGGTATAAGGATTTTCTCAGGGCGGTAAATTCGCCGGCCGCAAATGCCGATGATGCTCTGCTTAAAAGAGCGCTGAAGGCCGCACATGGAGCAAGAACACTTGCCGAAATCGACCATAAGAGCAGGTTTTTGTTTACCGAAGACGACAAAATAGAATATGACCAAAAAGACGTGGAAAAAGTTCTGCTTAAAAACAATGGCGAAGGCATCGCTATGCTTGCGGAACTGAAAGGCAGGCTTAAAGCTCTTGATAAGATAACCCAGGAGTCGGTTGAAAATCTGCTTCGGGGTCTTGCCGAGCAGAAACAAATCGGCCTGGGCAGGGTGGCTCAGCCCCTGCGGGTCGCGATTTGCGGCACAACTATTTCATTGCCGATATTCGAATCTATCGATATGCTTGGTCTGGATAAAACATTAAATAGAATTGATAATACTATAAATAAGTTTAAATAAAACATAAACTTTTTAGAATATGGCATTAAGAGTATCAATATGACAGATGAGTTAATCCCCACAACAAAAATAGCTGTTTTTAGGAAGAAAGAAATCAGAAAAACCATTCATAATAACGAGTGGTGGTTTGTCATTATGGATGTCATCACCGCTCTGACGGATTCAGCCCAGCCAAATGGGTATATTAAAGATATGCGCAGAAGAGATATTGAGCTTGCCAAAGGGTGGGGGCAGATTGCCACCCCCCTTTCCGTGCAAACAGCCGGGGGCATACAAAAATTAAATTGTGCCAATACTGAAGGCATTTTTCGTATAATTCAGTCAATTCCATCGCCTAAGGCGGAGCCTTTTAAGCTTTGGCTGGCTAAAGTTGGCTATGAACGAATACAGGAAATCGAAGACCCTGAAATTGCGACTAAACGCACAAGGGCTTTATATAAAGCCAAAGGATACAGTGACGACTGGATTGAAAAACGGATGCGAGGTATTGCTATCCGCGAAGAACTTACCGATGAATGGAAAAATCATGGTGTCAAAGTTGAGAAAGAATACGAAATTTTAACAGCTGAAATATCCAAAGCAGCCTTTGGCCTTACTCCCGGCCAATACAAAAAACTTAAAGGATTAAAACGAGAAAACTTGCGTGACCATATGACTGATTTGGAACTTATTTTTTCAATGCTTGGAGAGGCTTCAACAACACAGATTACAAGGGTTGAAGCTCCCGATGGTTTTGATGAAAATAAAAGCGTCGCGCGGCGAGGAGGAAATGTTGCTGGTATAGCGAGAAAAAAACTCGAGCAGGAAACCCGTCGCAAGGTGATTAGCAAGGGAAATTATCTCCAAAAACCACAAAATAAGAGATTTAAGGATAACAAATAATAAACTTAATCTTTGAATAGATATATGAAGGTGTTGGATGGTTATATTCGTTACTTTATTTATACAAACAGTATATAAAAAAAGAAACATTTAAGGCGGAAGGGTTAATTTTAAAGGATTTTTAAATGAGTTTGCTTGTAACAGGTTCGATAGGAATTGATACCGTAATAACGCCGCAGGGCAAAAGTGAAAATTGTATCGGCGGTTCAGCCGTCTATTTCGCGATGGCGGCCAGTTTCTTCTCGCCGGTACGTTTTGTCGGCGTTGTCGGAGCGGATTGTCCGTTCGATTTGGCCAAGGTTTTTTCCGGCAGGGATGTCGACCTTTCCGGCCTCGAAGTCCGCAGCGGCAGCAAAACGTTCAGATGGAAAGGTTCGTATCAGGGCGATATGAGCCAGGCGATAACCGATGCGATGGAACTGAATGTCCTGTCCGAACGCCAGCCGATTGTGCCGGAAAATTTCAGGGACAGCGAATACGTTTTTCTCGCCAATACTCATCCGTCATTGCAGATACAGCTTCTCGACCAGTTAAAACAGCCTAAATTTATTGTCGCAGATACCATGAACTGCTGGATAGACAGCCAGGCGGAAGAGTTAAAAAAATTACTGCAGAGAATAAACGTCCTCGTACTAAACGAAGGCGAAGCAAAGATGCTTACCAAATGCGATAATCTCGCTGTCGCCGCGCAGGAGCTGATAAAGATGGGCCCCAAAGCTGTGATAATCAAGAAAGGCTCCAACGGCTCAATTGCACTGGACAGCGACGGCCACTGGTCTGTGATAGGAGCGTATCCGACTATCCATCTTAAGGACCCGACAGGCGCAGGCGATGCCTTTGCGGGAGCACTGATGGGATATCTTGCCTCGGCCGACAGAACAGACGCCAAATCTCTCCGCAAGGCGATAGCTTATGGTACGGTTACGGCATCGATTGTAATCGAAGGTTTTTCATTGTCGTCAATCGCGTCAATCAGCAAAAGCGCGATTGATAAAAGACTTAACGAATTAAAAGAAATTATGGAATTTTAAAAGGACTAAAGATTGTAGATAGATGTTTTTGTTTTAGGTATAGGTAATGGTAACGTCTCGTGTTTTGGTTTGGGTGTGGGTAACGTTACCAAAACCGACACCAGCTAACGCGACGTTACCGATACCGATAACTATACCGATATTAGTCAATTCTTCAATCTTAAACGTTCAATTTTATGAGATGTTTCATTGCGATAGATATTGATGATAGACTTCGCGGGGAGATTGAAAAACTCCAGAGCCAGTTCAGGAAACGGCTGAAAAATCAGGCCGGGATAAAATGGGTCAGACCGGAACTTATCCACCTTACACTGAAATTTTTAGGCGAGGTTGAAGACGGCAGAGCCGAAGAAATCGGCCAGGCGATTGAACTGGTTTGTGCGGCACATAAAAGTTTCGAGCTTGAATTTTCCACGGTCGGCACTTTCGGCAGACCAGCAAAAGTACTCTGGCTGGGCGGGAAAAAACAGAATACCGAGCTTGAAAAACTTGTGCAGGATATCGAAGAGACTTTCGAGGAACTTGATTTTGAAAAAGAGCAAAGGCCTTTTAGTCCGCATCTTACACTTGCCAGAATAAGGGACGACCGTTCCGGTAAACAGACAGCCGAGCTTGCCGACAATTTCGGCCCGGTCAATGCAGGTACTATAAAAGTTGATGCGGTATGCTTTTATAAAAGTCAGTTGACATCTGACGGTCCTGTATATACGCTGTTGAGGAAAATTAACTTTATGTAAAAAAATTGTCATTTCGACCGAAGGGAAGGGAAAAATATGGCTAAAGCTGCTAAATCGAAGAAGGCGGAAGAAAAAAATGAGAAACAATCGACAAAAGACAGCGCTCTTGAAAGGGCGATTGCACAGATAGAAAAGCAGTACGGCAGCGGCTCGATTATGCAGATGGACGAGAGCCGGTAT from Phycisphaerae bacterium harbors:
- the gltX gene encoding glutamate--tRNA ligase; the encoded protein is MAVTRFAPSPTGYLHIGGARIALFDLIWAKNTGGKFILRIEDTDQSRNSPTAAKQVMSDLRWLGIQWDQGPEVGGPAEPYFQSQRLDIYNKYIQQLLTVGKAYYCFDTAGELEQMRKEAAEKKQNFIYSRPITFPDTAEVEQAKAQGRDVVVRFCMPDEEVVVEDVVRGQVKFNGKELSDFIILKSDGFPTYHFACVVDDELMGVTHVIRGQEHLMNTPGHIALQKALGFKTPAYAHLAITVSEGGGKMSKRDRAKVLKAVIKKTEPLDKEKLASVGGISKAELDDFLSGDNMPDTPAIDAMAEFLNVELPEINIVDFFKSGYLPQTLVNFIALLGYSAPVEKEILTLQEIIDTFDPSRFNKTNSLFDRKKLLAFNMEHIKLLSVEELLSRYKDFLRAVNSPAANADDALLKRALKAAHGARTLAEIDHKSRFLFTEDDKIEYDQKDVEKVLLKNNGEGIAMLAELKGRLKALDKITQESVENLLRGLAEQKQIGLGRVAQPLRVAICGTTISLPIFESIDMLGLDKTLNRIDNTINKFK
- the thpR gene encoding RNA 2',3'-cyclic phosphodiesterase — translated: MRCFIAIDIDDRLRGEIEKLQSQFRKRLKNQAGIKWVRPELIHLTLKFLGEVEDGRAEEIGQAIELVCAAHKSFELEFSTVGTFGRPAKVLWLGGKKQNTELEKLVQDIEETFEELDFEKEQRPFSPHLTLARIRDDRSGKQTAELADNFGPVNAGTIKVDAVCFYKSQLTSDGPVYTLLRKINFM
- a CDS encoding Bro-N domain-containing protein: MTDELIPTTKIAVFRKKEIRKTIHNNEWWFVIMDVITALTDSAQPNGYIKDMRRRDIELAKGWGQIATPLSVQTAGGIQKLNCANTEGIFRIIQSIPSPKAEPFKLWLAKVGYERIQEIEDPEIATKRTRALYKAKGYSDDWIEKRMRGIAIREELTDEWKNHGVKVEKEYEILTAEISKAAFGLTPGQYKKLKGLKRENLRDHMTDLELIFSMLGEASTTQITRVEAPDGFDENKSVARRGGNVAGIARKKLEQETRRKVISKGNYLQKPQNKRFKDNK
- a CDS encoding PfkB family carbohydrate kinase — encoded protein: MSLLVTGSIGIDTVITPQGKSENCIGGSAVYFAMAASFFSPVRFVGVVGADCPFDLAKVFSGRDVDLSGLEVRSGSKTFRWKGSYQGDMSQAITDAMELNVLSERQPIVPENFRDSEYVFLANTHPSLQIQLLDQLKQPKFIVADTMNCWIDSQAEELKKLLQRINVLVLNEGEAKMLTKCDNLAVAAQELIKMGPKAVIIKKGSNGSIALDSDGHWSVIGAYPTIHLKDPTGAGDAFAGALMGYLASADRTDAKSLRKAIAYGTVTASIVIEGFSLSSIASISKSAIDKRLNELKEIMEF